The Malus domestica chromosome 10, GDT2T_hap1 genome contains a region encoding:
- the LOC103446651 gene encoding G-type lectin S-receptor-like serine/threonine-protein kinase At1g11410 — protein MQLVKRLLNVLVLHLLLVRLCSSLDTIKFDQPVGDGDFLVSKNETFVLGFFSPGTSTNRYVGIWYKFSEDRVVWVANRDNPINGSSGVLSMGSDGNLVLLANTSQGLVRLWSTNVLISSARNDNIFAQILDSGSLVLAQQGSQDVFWQSTDHPTHILLSNMKIGLDRRSGINRFLMCWKSDNDPGTGNVSLRMDLNGSPQLILYKNEAKWWRSGHWNGIQWGGIPAVQRNVVFKINFVNNKDEIAVQWTVLDPSIYSVITIDGMGTLNQLAWQGQQHQWVSLWSAPLDACDSYGKCGQFGNCNPYTNSGFNCTCYPGYEPTSPQDWDLRDGTGGCKRQKGSPSMCRNGEGFVKMKNVKVPDTSSIKLETNLSLEACEVECLRNCSCLAYASADVRNGGTGCMTWYKDLMDTKQFTEGGQDLYIRADAVVFAQYKKKSGAGFSSGKRRLAIILGASISVASLLILAVLCWFRKRSRKERGGQPELLNDPAAFGSRSYEDLPIRKEVDEHRGKTDLPFFDLTTVVAATENFSFANMLGHGGFGMVYKGNLADGQEIAVKRLSRNSGQGVDEFKNEVMLIAKLQHRNLVRLLGCCIDKEERMLIYEYMPNRSLDLFIFDKNRKSSLDWRKRFQIIIGIARGVLYLHQDSRLKIIHRDLKASNVLLDGSMNPKISDFGMARMFGDDQIEANTNRVVGTYGYMSPEYAMDGLYSTKSDVFSFGVLALEIISGRKNNFQFENPSLNLVGQIWDLWTEGKVLDIVDLSLNESYSTHEVMRCIQIGLLCVQEYATDRPTMLDVVFMLGNETTLPHPKKAAFSFKNSCPDCSTSRGASSVNDVTVTVIEAR, from the exons ATGCAGTTGGTGAAACGTCTGCTAAATGTTTTAGTTCTTCATCTCCTCCTTGTCCGGCTCTGCTCTTCCTTGGACACCATAAAATTTGATCAACCTGTTGGAGACGGTGATTTCTTGGTGTCCAAGAATGAGACCTTTGTCTTGGGGTTCTTTAGTCCCGGGACATCTACCAACCGCTATGTTGGAATTTGGTACAAGTTTTCAGAAGACAGGGTTGTGTGGGTGGCCAACAGAGATAATCCCATCAATGGCAGCTCAGGAGTTCTCTCAATGGGTTCTGATGGAAACCTAGTGCTGCTAGCCAATACTAGCCAAGGCCTTGTTCGTCTGTGGTCAACGAATGTTTTGATATCATCAGCACGCAACGATAATATTTTTGCCCAAATCCTTGATTCGGGAAGCCTTGTTTTGGCTCAACAAGGCAGCCAGGATGTTTTTTGGCAGAGCACTGATCACCCTACACATATTCTTCTTTCAAATATGAAAATCGGGTTGGACAGGAGAAGTGGCATCAACCGGTTCCTCATGTGTTGGAAATCGGACAATGATCCAGGGACAGGGAATGTTTCGTTGAGAATGGACCTGAATGGATCGCCTCAGTTGATCTTGTACAAGAATGAGGCTAAGTGGTGGAGGTCAGGACATTGGAACGGGATTCAATGGGGCGGCATACCTGCCGTGCAGCGGAACGTTGTGTTTAAGATCAATTTTGTGAACAACAAAGATGAAATTGCTGTGCAGTGGACTGTTCTCGACCCTTCAATTTACTCGGTGATCACAATAGATGGGATGGGAACACTCAACCAGCTAGCATGGCAGGGGCAACAGCACCAGTGGGTTTCGCTTTGGTCAGCGCCATTGGATGCCTGTGACAGCTATGGCAAGTGTGGTCAGTTTGGCAATTGCAATCCCTACACTAACAGTGGGTTCAACTGCACATGCTACCCCGGGTATGAACCAACCTCACCGCAGGATTGGGATTTGAGAGACGGAACAGGTGGGTGCAAGAGGCAGAAGGGGTCGCCGTCCATGTGCAGGAACGGCGAGGGATTTGTGAAGATGAAAAATGTAAAGGTTCCAGACACGTCCTCCATAAAATTGGAGACGAATTTGAGCTTGGAAGCGTGCGAGGTGGAGTGCTTGAGGAACTGCTCGTGCTTAGCGTATGCGAGTGCAGATGTGAGGAATGGAGGTACTGGATGCATGACATGGTATAAAGATTTGATGGATACTAAGCAGTTCACAGAAGGCGGGCAAGATTTGTACATTCGCGCAGATGCAGTAGTTTTTG CTCAGTATAAAAAGAAGTCAGGAGCAGGGTTTTCTTCCGGAAAAAGGCGACTGGCTATTATATTAGGAGCGTCAATTTCTGTCGCCTCATTGCTCATCCTCGCAGTTTTATGTTGGTTCAGGAAAAGAAGCAGGAAAG AAAGAGGAGGACAACCTGAACTGCTGAATGATCCCGCTGCTTTTGGTTCACGAAGCTATGAAGATTTGCCAATAAGAAAAGAGGTTGATGAACACAGAGGAAAAACAGATTTACCTTTTTTCGATTTAACCACCGTGGTTGCAGCCACAGAAAATTTCTCTTTTGCTAATATGCTTGGACATGGTGGCTTCGGCATGGTATATAAG GGAAATCTAGCTGATGGACAGGAAATAGCTGTCAAAAGATTATCGAGAAATTCAGGACAAGGTGTAGacgaattcaagaatgaagtcaTGCTTATAGCAAAACTCCAGCATAGAAACCTTGTGAGGCTTTTGGGTTGCTGCATAGATAAAGAAGAGAGGATGTTAATCTACGAATACATGCCGAATCGCAGCTTGGACTTATTCATTTTTG ATAAAAACAGAAAGTCGTCGTTAGACTGGAGAAAGCGATTTCAAATTATCATTGGGATTGCTCGAGGCGTCctatatcttcatcaagattcgAGACTAAAAATAATTCACAGGGATTTGAAAGCAAGCAATGTTTTACTGGATGGTTCAATGAACCCAAAAATATCAGATTTTGGCATGGCAAGAATGTTCGGGGATGACCAGATTGAAGCCAACACGAATAGAGTTGTTGGCACCTA TGGTTACATGTCACCGGAGTATGCTATGGATGGGCTATATTCCACAAAATCTGATGTGTTTAGCTTCGGAGTCTTGGCACTAGAGATCATTAGCGGCAGGAAGAACAATTTCCAATTTGAAAACCCCTCTCTGAATTTGGTTGGACAA ATATGGGACTTGTGGACAGAAGGAAAAGTCTTGGACATAGTTGATTTATCACTGAACGAGTCATATTCGACTCATGAAGTTATGAGATGCATTCAGATTGGGCTCTTGTGCGTGCAAGAATACGCAACAGACCGACCGACCATGTTAGATGTTGTGTTCATGCTAGGGAACGAAACGACTCTTCCACATCCCAAAAAGGCAGCGTTTAGCTTCAAAAACAGCTGTCCGGATTGTTCAACTTCTAGGGGAGCTTCTTCTGTAAATGATGTAACAGTCACAGTTATTGAAGCTCGTTGA